A segment of the Vagococcus hydrophili genome:
CCATGAAGATGAGCTTCCACATCTTGTGGGATCTCTGATTCCATCGTCTCCACATAACGTGGTAAGTTCAAGTTATATTCGTTCTCAATAATATCTTCTCGTGACGCCAAATAACTATAGCCTGAGATAGTTTCACGGCTCACGTAAGTATCTGTAATTTTTGCAATATCTTTCTCTTGGAGTTCGTTTTGTTTCCCTACTTTGATAAACTCTTTTGACGCATCAATTAATAAGACTGGGGCAGATAACGGGCGATTTTTCTTTAAAATAATGATGCAAACTGGGATCCCTGTATTGGTAAATAAATTACTCGGCAAACCAATCACCGTATCAATATAGTTTTTATTTAATAAACGCTCTCGAATATCTCCCTCTGTTCCCCCACGGAAAAGCACCCCATGTGGTAAAACAATCGCCATCGTCCCTTCTGTTCCTAAATGGTACAACCCATGAAGTAAGAAAGCATAATCCCCTTTTGAGTCAGGTGGTAAAACTCCAGCTGTTTCAAAACGAGGGTCACTCACTTTCAGTTCCTCACGATTCCAATTTTTCGCAGAGTAGGGTGGATTCATTACCACAGCATCAAATAAAATCCCTTGATTCGGTTTACTTGGATCTTCTGGCCAATCTTTTGATAAAGTATCTCCATTACGAATAGTCATCTTATCTGGTTTAACCCCGTGAAGTAGCAAGTTCATTCGTGTTAAATTATAAGTCGCTGTATTCTTCTCTTGTCCGTAATACTCTAAATCACGCTGATCAGAACGACTCAAATGCTTTTTAACATTTAAAAGTAGAGAACCAGACCCCACCGTTGGGTCATAAATAGACGTAATATTCTTCGAACGAGAAACAATTTGTGCCATGACTTCACTCACTTGTTTTGGTGTGTAGAACTCACCAGCCTTCGCACCAGATTCCATGGCAAACTTACCGATTAAATACTCATAGGAATCTCCCAAAACATCACCTTTTTGAAGTGCCACCATGTTTAAATCAGCAAATAATAAAATCAAGGCTTTAATGTTGCGATTACGTTCATTTAAACTACTACCTAATGCCGTATTACTCAAATCCAGCGTTGAACCAGAAAATAAGCCTTTAAAATCATCTGCCCCCTCTTGGACCGCAATAGTTCGCTCAAAATGATTCAAACTATCTGTCACTTTACTGACTTCAAACTCACCCGAACTAATATCCAACAACCACTGTTGGTAAAGAAATTCAGGTAACACATAATAGCCCATATTGCTTTGTAAAAGGTTTGTCAAACCAGCTCCAGCCGTTTCATAATCCTTTTGGTAGTTAGCGATTAACGCTGCTTCCGTTTCTGCAGATGATCCACTAATACTCTTATAAGTAGCCAGTGTCTTGTCACTTAAAAACTTGTAAAACATCAAACCTAACATATAATCTTTATAACGACTCGCGTCCATTGAACCACGAAGTTCATTCGCTCCGTCCCATAGACGACGTTTAATTTCTTCAGTTGTAATCATTTATCTAGTACTCCCTTAAATGTGAATAGTATCTTTGATATTATAACATTTATTGGGGTTCGGGATAAGAAAAAGAAGTCATCTTGTGTTACGATGACTTCTTTTTCAGTTACTCTTATTTAGAAAAATTTTCTAAATTAAATACTTCAATAGCTACCTTTATCAATCTTGCGGTTCTTTCATCAATTTCTTGGTTAGTCCAAGAATCTTTAATTAATAAACCATTTTCTTCTTCAACATTTAACCACAATTGATTCTCATAAACTTTTTTCTTTTCTGAAAAACAATTATCTTGCATATCAGAATTATAAACAGTTAAAGTTAAGTTTCCTAGCTTGTGAGTATTACTTTCTTTAATTTCAAATGCTTCTTCTCTCTTTTTTTCACTAATCTCATTTGTACTAATGTTTAATAATTCTTCAATCCAACAATCTTTTATATTATCTCCTTGTGGTAATATATGTTCTATTGTCCAATACCATTGATTATTATCAGTTTTTTTATCTAATTCAATGTATTCTTTAGTTTTTCTAACCTGTTTATTTTTTTCAATATCAATTAAAATCCGACGCGTTGTAGCAGAGCTTATTGTATAAACATCCTTATTTAATTCTTCTTTAAATTGAGTATCTGTAGCCGCTTTAGAAAACATTTCTTCTGTCAATATTTTTCTAATTGATTCTTCATTTTTACTGTCTATATCAGAAATTTTTTTAATACAATTTTCAGTATATAAACGAACTGTTTTTGCTTGTGGTTGATTAGTTATATTCCGGCGGACAAAAAATTTAATGAACGATTCAAAAACATCTATTATAAACTCATCCGGTATATCTGGAATATCTAAAATACTTAATAATAATGGATATACTTGTGTAGCATCTAATGCATATAAATTCTTGGCTAGTTGAGAAACTTGAGAATTTTTAGAATCTAATGTCCCTGAAATTTCTGCGTAAATTTTTGCCTTCTTATACATTACTTCTCTAATATCATCTATATTTTCAAACAGTACCTTATAATTCTGAATAGCTTTTTTCTTAGTTATCATGGAAAAATTAATCTCTTTTTCTGATAATTTAGACCTATAATTATAAATAATAGATGAATATAACGCTAAAATAAATCTTGTCTGAATATTAATATCTTCACCTAAAATTTTTAAAAGGTCAGTCCATTCTTCAATAGCTTGACTCTCATCGATTCCTTTAAAATAATCAATTTTTAAAATATCAATAATCGACAAAGGCATCCCTCTATTATTTAAAGCTTCAAACAATACATAAGCATCTGAAGTATTATCTGGAATCATTTGTACATAGTTACATGAATTCAGCTTATGATAAAATTCTTCAACTTCTTCAATTGTTTTAAAAATTTCAAGTTTATTTTGAAAAGATTTCCAAATTCTTGCAATTTTTCTATTGCCCCAATTTTTAGGAGTATCTTTATTAAAATCATGTACACCACTTTTTTTTACCACTTCTATATAGTCAGCAGCATCTTTTTTTAGTAGATTAACTCTAGGTACATACTCTTTATCTATTCTTTTAACTATTTTTCTCTTAATATCACCTAATACTTCAGAATCCTTATCTAGCTGATTAACTTTACAAAAAATAGCATTTAATAATAATGATATTGTAGTAATTCTTTGTTGTCCATCTATAACATTATACGGATCACCAATAGTATTTTCTGTATCCTTTACCAATAAAACTGATCCAATGAAATAACCTTCGTCATTTTCAAAAATATCATCAAATAACTGCTCACTTTCAAAAGGACGCCAACTATACTCTCTTTGGAATACTGGAACTGTGTAAATTCTATTATCTTCAATATTAAATAAAGATTTTAATTCTGTAAAAACATCGTTAGCCATAATTTCACTCCTAAATTATTTTTATATTTATTATATCGGTAATTAATTAAAGAGGCTTTACTATTTTTATTCAAATTCATTCATGATACTTTGACTTATCTTGTCTCTTTTAAAGTAAGACTCTATTTTTAAAATTTTTTTTGTTTTTTCTTTAAATGTAGAATAATTTTTATTCATTAATATGAATATTTCATCACTTGTATCAGATAGCGTAGACAGTAATGTCAAATACTTCCTCATACAATCAAATCTATTGTAATTTAACCCTAATTTACATAATGTATATAAAATATAACTTTTCAGATCAGATTCAAACTCATCTTGCTCATACCAACTTTTTATTATCACGCTAATACGATCAACTTCATCATAACTACAGAAGAATTCAGATGAATTTACATAATCTAAGTATTTTCCAATATTATATTTTAATGAGTCAATATCTTCTATAGCCCAATCTTTAAACCTACATTTATCAAACTTCATCATTGCACCATAAAATTTTATATTATCTTCATCAGGAATCGAATAGATCTTACCAATAATATCCGTCATACGATGCTCATCATATTCATAATTATTATATTCTATTCTCAACATAAGATCATCTTCTTTAATTGTCAAATACTCATTAACAGCAAGCTGATATCTTACTTTAAACATATCTAATGTAGAAATTCTATTTTTTAAATCTATTTCTGTAGATTCTTCTATTAATTCTTTTAACATTTCATTTATTTCTACATCACCAAAAGTACATTCAGTATAATCGTCTCCTAAATCTGAGTTTACTAAGAATTGTAGTATTCTTCCTAGACTATACAAATCAGCTTTTTCACAAACATTTTTTGCCTGAAGTCGAACCTCTGGCGCTGTAAATAGTCCACTATCAAAACCTTGAAAACTCACCGTTAAATTACTACTATCATTTTTTACCATTGCAATACCAAAATCTGAAATAACAACATCTTTTTCAGAATTTATCAATATATTTTCTGGCTTCAAATCTCTATGTACTACACCTTGTCGATGTGAATACTTCAATCCATCAATAATTTTTAGAAAAATTTTATTTGTCAAATCATTAGGAATACCTGAAATTTTCTTTTCCTTTACATAATTGTTCAAGTTGTACCCATATCTTGGCATCGTATAGCTAAAATTTTCTCCAGTGATATCATAATCAACAACTTTTATAATACTTGGATTATCAAATTGTCTTAATAAATTAATTTCTCTTCGAAATCTATCCTTATTTTCTTTATCCTGTATCTGATTACTTGACTTTTTCAACTTTTTTTTAACCAAATTTTCTCCATCTATTGTAAACACCTCTGCAAAAGCTCCTTCACCAATTAACATATAAACAGTTCCCCTTTTATAAGTATTTTATATTATCGTATCACACTTTCAAACATTTTCAACAAATAATTTCTTTAATTGCTCGTTCACTCTGGAAAAAATACACAAATAACTAAAAATGAACTTTTTTTCTGTAAGAGATAAAAATATATACATATCCTGTCGTTAATCAGTACCCATTAAATAACAGAAAACCCTTGTATATTGTTATTGATATTGTTTCAAAAACTGTTATATTAATAATTTAAACTAATAAAAAGGGGATTACAACATTGATTCAAAAAAACTGGAAATCTTATGTTTTAGGATTTTTAACTGGTATTGCTTTATCGGGTCTATTCATTATTTTTAAAAATAATGAAAAAGGGAACACTACAGATACATCAACTAAAGGAGCACAATCTACAGCCATAGAAAATTCAAAAAAGGATAATAAAGTAACAAAAGAAAAAAGTAAGATTGGTACACTAACCAATCCAGTATTGCTGGGTGATTATCAGGAATTTTCAGATAAAGAACTACTAGGTGATAGCACATTTGAAATTGGAACAAAAATTGAAGAATTCAAGCCTGCACAAGATTTACCAAATTTTGAACCTCGTTTCTATGGCAACGATAAATTAAAAGACAATAATACTTACTATGGAACTAAGATTAACATAAAAGTTTTAAAAGGTTCTGATCAAAATACACCATATTATTTTGATTCGGTCAATTCTATACATGTATTTGTTGACGGAGCTGAGTCTAGTGACAGGGTCATTGATATCAATCAAAATGATTATTCAGGAATTGATGGTAATATAACGATTGGTGCTGAAAAAACTGGTTGGTTCGGCTTCCAAGCTCCTACAAATGCTAAAGATATTATTCTTAAAGTCGGTTCTTATGGTGCTAATTTTTATATGAAATTGAAATAATTTAAAACATCACGCAATTTGAGATGTTTTTTTATTTATAAAATATCGAGTAGGAGAATAACCATGTTTGATTATTCGTCCTCTCACACCACCGTACGTACGGATCCGTATACGGCGGTTCAATTTTAAATTAACTATGTACTTTACTATAATGTTCTACACAAGAGATTAGTCCTAATTCGGCTACTCTCTTATTTGTCATCGTTGTAGTCATGACCCATGAATAAGCTATCCTCACTACGCCTTTACTTGTATGACTGTATTTATAAGCAGTATATTTATCCATACCTAGTTTTATTAAATTCTTTCTTCTATTTTGAGCGGTTTTCCATTGTTTCCATAAACACATCCTCACTCGGAAACGTAGATGAGATTCTATCTTCGATAGATTTTTCTTCATTTTTCCAATCTTAAAATAGTTAATCCAACCTAATATCACTTGATTCAATCGTTTAATTTTATCCTCGATACTGACACTCCAATTTTTACGTGTCAGCCTTTTTAATTTAAACTTAAAGCTTTCAACTGATGCTTGATGTGGTCTAGCTTGATAGCCATCCTTTCCTTTATAAAAAGAAAAACCTAAATACTTCAACTCTGAGTCTCCAGCTTTAATTATTTTGGATTTTGTGACGTTCACAATTAGTCCTAATTTCTCTTCGATAAATTTTGTTACTGAGCGCATGACTCTTCTCGCTGACATTTCACTTTTCACCATAATTAAACAGTCATCTGCATATCTGACAAAATGAAGCTGTCTTGCTTCAAGTTCTTTATCCAATTCATTTAACATAATATTACTTAGTAGAGGAGATAAATTACCGCCCTGTGGTGTACCTATATCCGTTGGCTTAACTTGTCCGTTGACTTGTACACCACTAACTAAAAATTTTCTAATCAGAGAAATGACATCACCATCTTTTATCACTCGTGAGATTAAATTCATTAATCTATCATGATTCACAGTATCAAAGAATCTCTCCAAATCAATATCTACAACCCATTCATAGCCTTCGTTAAAGTAATCCAACGATTGTTGGATGGCCATTTCAGCTTGTTTGTTAGGCCTAAATCCATAGCTATATGGACTGAACTCCTTATCAAACTTGGGGGAAATCACTTGAGATATAGCTTGCTGTATCACACGATCTTTTACTGTTGGTATACCTAAAAGTCGGACACCACCAGTTGGCTTCGGTATTTCTACTCTTAAAACGGGGGATGGTTTATACTTTCTGTTTCTGATTTGGGTGACTATTTCTTTTCTATTAGACGTTATATAACTCGCCGTTTCTTCAATAGTCATACCATCCACACCTTCGGCACCTTTATTTCGTCTGACTTGCTTAAATGCTTGATTCAGATTCTTTCTATCCACGATTTGTTCTAAAACTGTTTCTGTGTACATAGTTGTTATTTCCTTTCAATTCTGTAAAGTCGGTATCTACTTTAACACTTTTCGTCAGTAGTCTATTTCCTCTTCCAGTGATTAATTTTTGATAACATTAAAATTGTTCAGCCCTTCGCTCTAGTTAACTTTCACTAACCGTCTTCACTACTACGGCTTCTGCTGACTTCTCATATCTCAGGCTTATGTTGCCATAAGATTTTGGGATAAGATGATGAGACCTCCCCAGTTAAGGTGCGAACTCTTTCACTCCATCTATCTGCCACATATACTCCATACGATTATTTCAATAGTTATCGGACTTTAACTTCTTTTGCAGTTTTATCCTCGTATGTAGCCTCCTATGTGATTTCTATTCGTCAGACCAGAGTTTTACCTAGAGCTTCCTTCAGATTCCACGTCACCATGGACACCCTTGCTTTCGGCTATACACTTACCACTATTAGGTCGTGTTAGGGACTTTCACCCGTTAGAGTTCGCCCATGCTGGGCGAACAAAAAACACCCTCTAGCTAAGCAAGAGAGTGTTATGTTACGTCCAAATAGTTTTAATTCCTATTAGAATAAGTTTTATTTAAACTAAAATTATTTATCATTTAAGTTGTAGAATGAAGCTAAACCTTTATATTCAGCTACTTCACCTTATTGGTCTTCAATACGTAATAATTGGTTGTATTTAGAAATACAGGTTGTACGGCTAAGTAGGAAAAGTATTAAATAATAATTTTTCTACCATAGTTTATTTAAAGATATAAAAAAAGACAATCTCAAAATCATAGGATTGTCTTTAGTATTTAATGCCATAAGAATCGAAAACACATTTTAAGCTATTGAAATTCAAATCTGGATTTTTAGGATTTAATACAAATCCTTGATAATCAATCAACATCTCAGACAATAATTCTCGATCACAGTGTTCTAGAAGTTTCTCATCAACTAAATCATCTTCGTCCTTTTGTCTTGTTGTAAAAATCTTACTTATAGCAAGGTACTCAATAGTTGGTATGGATACGGTTAAATTTGAATACTTTAATGTCTCATGAAATTCAATTTCTTCAATTGGAGGTATTTCAACAACTGTTACAGCTTCCATCCCATTATTCTCCAAGAGTTCATTAAAGCTACTTGGTGTCTCGTTCACTAATTTGCCAACCATAAAATCCAAATCAATCGTTGGTCTAAATTCTTCTAATAGATATTTAGCTGCGAATCCACCTATTAGAACTAGATCAGCTTTTGCATCTCTATCAACCAAGTCTTGATTTAGTATCTCTAATTGTAAGTTTAAAAACTCTTTTGCCTTGTTATTATCCATAAACTACCCTTCACACTGATTTAAATAAAATTCTTTGACAGATTCATATTTCTTTTCATTACTAGCATATGCTGTGAGTACATTTAGATATTTGTATAGGTTATTTTCTTTGGTATCATAGTTGGTTTTTGAAGAGTGTAATAGATCTGGTGAACTGTAAAGCAACTGTAAAACTTGTTCTTGCTCTTCAACTCTATGTTTATTATTTCCAGTTCTAACAAAGTTTAACTGTAACTTTTGTAATTCTAACTTTCTTTCAGCCAACTTTATATTAGTGTTCATTTCTGATTTCACATCCTCAACTCCTTCTACAATCTTGTATTTCATTAATTATAACAACTACGAAGTCTAATTTCAATAAATCACTATAAGTTGTATTTACTGGCAAAAAAAAGACCCTTCAAAAGAAGAGTCTTTACGTCCGAACAGTTTTAATTCCTATTAGAATAAGCTTTATTTAAACTAAAATTATTTATCGTTTAAGTTGTAGAATGAAGCTAAACCTTTGTATTGAGCTACTTCACCTAATTGGTCTTCGATACGTAATAATTGGTTGTATTTAGCAATACGGTCAGTACGGCTAGCAGAACCAGTTTTGATTTGACCAGCGTTAGTTGCAACAGCGATATCAGCGATTGTTGCATCTTCAGTTTCACCAGAACGGTGAGAGATAACTGCAGTGTAGCCAGCTTCTTTAGCCATTTCGACAGCTTCAAATGTTTCAGTTAAAGTACCGATTTGGTTAACTTTGATTAGGATTGAGTTAGCGATACCTTCTTTGATACCACGAGCTAATTTTTCAGTGTTAGTTACGAATAAATCGTCACCAACTAATTGAACTTTTTTACCTAATTTTTCAGTTAAGTTTTTGAAACCTTCCCAGTCGTTTTCATCTAATCCATCTTCGATAGAGATGATTGGGTATTTAGAACATAGGTCTTCGTATAAAGCAACCATTTCTTGAGAAGTTAAAGAACGACCTTCTGAAGTTAAGTCATACATACCTGTTTCTTTGTTGTAGAATTCTGATGAAGCAACGTCCATTGCTAAACGTACATCTTTACCAGGAACATAACCAGCAGCTTCGATAGCTTCGATGATTACTTCTAAAGCTTCTTCGTTAGAACCTAAGTCAGGAGCAAATCCACCTTCGTCACCTACAGCAGTATTTAAGCCTTTAGCTTTTAATACTTTAGCTAAGTTATGGAAGATTTCAGCACCCATACGGATAGCTTCTTTAAAAGTAGCAGCTCCAACAGGCATAACCATGAATTCTTGGAAGTCAACGCTGTTATCAGCATGAGATCCACCATTGATGATGTTCATCATTGGAGTTGGTAATACTTTAGTGTTAAATCCACCTAAGTAGTGGTATAAAGGAACTTCTAAGTAATCAGCAGCGGCACGAGCAGCAGCAATAGAAACACCTAAAATAGCGTTAGCTCCTAATTTACCTTTGTTTGGAGTACCGTCTAATTCCATCATTTTTTTGTCGATTGCCATTTGATCACGAACGTCGAATCCGATGATTTCTTCAGCAATAATGTTGTTTACGTTGTCAACAGCAGTTAAAACACCTTTACCTAAATAACGAGCGCTATCGCCATCACGTAATTCAACGGCTTCGTATTCACCAGTTGAAGCTCCAGAAGGAACCATACCGCGACCAAAAGCACCACTTTCAGTATAAACTTCTACCTCGATTGTTGGGTTTCCACGTGAGTCTAGGACTTCGCGAGCATAAACATCAGTAATAATTGACATTGTTTTTTTTCTCTCCTTTAGGTTGTATTGTTTTATTAGCTAAGGGACACATAATCCCATACTATCATTCTAACTAGTTTTAACCATTTCTGCAATGGTAAAACAATTATTTAATTAATGACTCTCCTGTCATTTCAGCTGGTTTTTCTACTCCTAATAAATCTAACATAGTAGGAGCGATATCAGCTAGGCGTCCACCGTCTCTTAACTCAGCGCCAGCAACAGTTACAATAACTGGAACTGGAACAGTTGTATGAGCAGTATGTGGGTTACCTTCAGGTGTTGTCATTGTTTCAGAGTTACCGTGATCGGCAAATATGATGGCATGACCACCTTTAGCATGAACAGCATCAACAACTCTACCTAAACACTCATCTACTGCTTCGATTGCTTTAATCGCAGCTTCTAAGATACCTGAGTGTCCAACCATATCTGGATTGGCAAAGTTTAAAAGAATCGCGTCATTGTTTCCAGCTTCGATGTCTGCTACTAAAGCGTCTGTCACTTCGTAAGCACTCATTTCTGGCTGTAAATCATACGTTTCAACTTTTGGAGAATTAATTAAAATTCTGCTTTCACCTGGAAATTCCTCATTACGTCCACCATTCATAAAGAAAGTAACGTGTGGGTATTTTTCAGTTTCAGCAATACGTAATTGTTTCAGTCCTTTATCAGAAAGAACTTCACCAATTACATTTTTCATTTCAATTGGTGGGTAAGCCACTTCAGCGACGATACTTGGATTGTATAAAGTCATCGTTACAAACTTAACGTTATCTGGATGAGTTGTACGATCAAAGTTTTCCCACTCAACATCAGTGAAAGCATTTGATAATTGGATAGCACGGTCAGGACGGAAATTGAAGAAAATAACAGCGTCATTATCTTTAACAGTTCCAACTGGTTTACCATCTTTTTCAATCGCGATTGGTAAAACGAACTCGTCATTTTTACCATCTGCATATGAAGCTTCAATTGCTTCAACTGGATTAGTTGCTGTGTTGCCTTTACCTTCTGTTAATACAGAATAAGCTTTTTCAACACGTTCCCAGCGTTTGTCACGATCCATTGCATAGAAACGACCAGAGACAGTTGCTACTTCACCGTAACCAAGTTTTTCCATGAAAGAAACAAGTTCCTCCATGTACCCTTTACCAGAAGTTGGTGCAACGTCACGACCATCTAAGAATGCGTGAACGTAAGTATTTTTAACGCCTTTAGCTTTAGCCATTTCTAGTAAAGCGTAAAGGTGGTTTTGATGACTGTGAACCCCACCATCAGATAATAAACCAAATAAGTGTAAGTCTGAGTTGTTTTCTAAAGCATGATTAATAGCATTGTTTAAAGCATCATTTGTTTGGAATTCTCCATCTTGAATGGCTTTATCAATACGAGTTAAACTTTGATAAACAATACGGCCAGCACCAATATTAGTGTGTCCAACTTCAGAGTTACCCATTTGACCTTCTGGAAGACCTACGTCTAAACCAGAAGCTTTTAATTGGTTATGTGGAAATTCATTCCAATAACGATCAAAATTAGGTGTATTTGCTTGAAGTACAGCGTTCCCTGTTACTTCATCACGTTTTCCATATCCATCAAGGATAATCATAGCGATAGGCGTTTTACTCATACTATTTTACAGCCTCCAATAATGCTAAGAAAGAGTCAGCTTCAAGAGAAGCGCCACCTACTAAAGCACCATCAACGTTTTCTTTTGCCATATATTCAGCGATGTTTTCAGGTTTAACTGAACCACCGTATTGAATACGAACTTTGCTAGCTACAGTATCGTTGTAAAGTTTTGCAACAGTCCCACGAACTACGCCACAGATTTCATCAGCGATGTTAGCATCAGCAGATTTACCAGTTCCGATTGCCCAGATTGGTTCATAAGCGATAACTAAGTTAGATACTTGATCTTCAGTTAAATCAGCTAAACCGCCTTTGATTTGTCCTTCGATCCATGATGCTGTTTGACCAGCTTCGTAAGTTTCTAAAGATTCACCACAACATAAGATTGGTGTCATGTTGTTAGCAATGATAGCTTTAGCTTTTTTGTTCACATCAGCATCAGTTTCGCCAAAATATTCACGACGTTCTGAATGTCCGATGATCACATAGTCAACACCTAAGTCAGCTAATGCTGCTGGAGAAGTTTCACCAGTGAAAGCACCACTGTTTTCGAAGTAACAGTTTTGAGCTGAAATTTTTAAGTCAGTTCCTTTAGAAGCACTAACTAAGTCTGTTAAGAATAAAGCTGGTGAGCCGATAACAGCATCCACTTTATCATTTGATGGGACATTATTTTTTACTGCTTCAGCAAAAGCGTTCGCTTCAGAAACAGTTTTATTCATTTTCCAGTTACCTGCAATAATTGGTTTACGCATATTTTGGTCTCCTTATTGGTTGGTTTTATTTATCAGAAATTGATTCCACACCTGGTAATTTTTTACCTTCTAAGTATTCTAGAGAAGCGCCACCACCAGTTGAAATGTGAGTGAATTTGTCAGCATAG
Coding sequences within it:
- the gpmI gene encoding 2,3-bisphosphoglycerate-independent phosphoglycerate mutase; translated protein: MSKTPIAMIILDGYGKRDEVTGNAVLQANTPNFDRYWNEFPHNQLKASGLDVGLPEGQMGNSEVGHTNIGAGRIVYQSLTRIDKAIQDGEFQTNDALNNAINHALENNSDLHLFGLLSDGGVHSHQNHLYALLEMAKAKGVKNTYVHAFLDGRDVAPTSGKGYMEELVSFMEKLGYGEVATVSGRFYAMDRDKRWERVEKAYSVLTEGKGNTATNPVEAIEASYADGKNDEFVLPIAIEKDGKPVGTVKDNDAVIFFNFRPDRAIQLSNAFTDVEWENFDRTTHPDNVKFVTMTLYNPSIVAEVAYPPIEMKNVIGEVLSDKGLKQLRIAETEKYPHVTFFMNGGRNEEFPGESRILINSPKVETYDLQPEMSAYEVTDALVADIEAGNNDAILLNFANPDMVGHSGILEAAIKAIEAVDECLGRVVDAVHAKGGHAIIFADHGNSETMTTPEGNPHTAHTTVPVPVIVTVAGAELRDGGRLADIAPTMLDLLGVEKPAEMTGESLIK
- the tpiA gene encoding triose-phosphate isomerase, producing MRKPIIAGNWKMNKTVSEANAFAEAVKNNVPSNDKVDAVIGSPALFLTDLVSASKGTDLKISAQNCYFENSGAFTGETSPAALADLGVDYVIIGHSERREYFGETDADVNKKAKAIIANNMTPILCCGESLETYEAGQTASWIEGQIKGGLADLTEDQVSNLVIAYEPIWAIGTGKSADANIADEICGVVRGTVAKLYNDTVASKVRIQYGGSVKPENIAEYMAKENVDGALVGGASLEADSFLALLEAVK